From the genome of Tsukamurella pulmonis:
CGTGGCGGCGAAGTCGTGGCCGTCGACGCGCGCGCCGGGCAGCGCCAGGAACAGGCCGCCGGGGCCGATCTCGCGCGAATCGAATTCGACGGTGCCGGTGACCCGCGCCTCGGGGTCGGGCACGTCGTGCAGTGTGCCGCCGACGATCTCGGCGACCTCGCGCAGGGTGAGCTCGATCATGCGCCGGCCTCCCCTGCGGCGCGCGCCTCGAGCGCCGCCGCGACCTCGTCGCGGTCGTCGAAGGGGTGCTTGACGCCGTGGATCTCCTGGCCGGCCTCGTGGCCCTTGCCCGCGACGAGCACGACGTCGCCGGTGCGGGCCCAGTCGATCGCCTCGGCGATCGCGGCGCGGCGGTCGCCGACCTCCCGGATCTCGCCGCCGCCCGCGACGGCGCGGGCGCCCGCGACCACGGCGGCGCGGATCGCGGCCGGGTCCTCGGTACGCGGGTTGTCGTCGGTGACGATGACGAGCTCGGCGGCGCGCGCCGCGGCCTCGCCCATGAGCGGGCGCTTGCCGCGGTCGCGGTCGCCGCCCGCGCCCACGACGACGGCGATGCGGCCGGCCGTCTGGCCGCGCAGCGTCGCGATCACCGCGTCCAGCGCGGCGGGCTTGTGCGCGTAGTCCACGACGGCGAGGAAGTCCTGACCGCGGTCGATCCGCTGCACCCGGCCGGGCACCGCGACGGCGCCGATACCGCGCGCGGCGTCGGCGAGCGGGACGCCCGCCTCGTGCGCGATGACCAGGGCCAGCGCGGCGTTGGCGACGTTGTAGGCGCCGGGCAGGCCGACCACGGCGGAGAAGGTCTGCCCGTCCGGGCCGCTCAGCGTGAACCGCTGGGTGCCGTCCGAATGCGCGGCGACCTCGCCGGCGGTCCAGTCGGCGGGACCGGCGGTGGCGACGGTGACCAGCGGCAGCTCGGCCGCGCGGCGCAGCTCCGCCATGCGCTGGCCCCACTCGTCGTCGACGCAGATCACTGCGCGGTCGCACGCCTCGGGACCGATGAAGAGCAGCGACTTCGCGGCGAAGTAGTCCTCCATCGTGGGGTGGTAGTCGAGGTGGTCCTGGCTCAGGTTGGTGAAGCCGCCGACCGCGAACCGGCTGCCGCCCGTCCGGTTCTGGTCCAGGGCGTGCGAGCTCACCTCCATCACGGCGGCGGTGACGCCGCGCTCGACCATGGACGCGAACAGGCCCTGCAGGGCGGTGCCCTCGGGGGTGGTGAGCGTGGTCGGGACGTCGACCCCGGCGATGCGGGTGCCGACGGTGCCGATCAGGCCCGTCGGGTTGCCGCCCGCGGCGAGCGCCGCCTCGACCAGGTAACTGGTGGTGGTCTTGCCCGAGGTGCCGGTGATGCCGACGAGCGTCATCCGGCTCGACGGTGCGCCGTACACGACGGCCGCGACGGGGCCCAGCACCGAGCGCGGGTCGCCGTGCAGCAGGACGGGCACGTCGAGGCCGTCCTCGGCGAGGAGGGCGGCACCGTCGGCGTCGGTGAGGACCGCGACGGCCCCCGCCTCGATCGCCCCGGCGGCGAAGCGCGCGCCGTGGGTGGCGGTGCCGGGCACGGCGCAGAACAGGTCGCCGGCGCGCGCCTCCTGGGCGCGCACGGTGGCACCGGTCAGCCGCAGCTCGCCGGCGTCGGCACCGGCGAGGGTGACGCCCGCGACCTGCGCCACGACCTCGGCCGGTGTCGCTCCGCGGGGGTGGGCGGGACGTGTGAGAGTCGATTCGGGCACCGGTAGATCCTACCCGTCGGTTAACTACTTCCCGGCCACCAGCGTCAACGGCCTCGACGGCGGCGAGAGCGGGACGCCGTACTTCTGCAGGAGGAAGGACGCGATGTCGTGGAACAGGGGTGCCGCGGACTGCCCGCCCGTGCCGTCGGAGCTGCGGGTGGGGGCGTCCATCATCAGGCCGATGACGAACCGCGGATCGTTCGTGGGCGCGACGCCCGCGAAGGTGATGTTGTACTGCGAGTTCGAGTAGGCCTTGGTCACCGGGTCCACCTGCTGCGCAGTGCCGGTCTTGCCGCTGATCTGGTAGCCCTCGACGGCGCCGGGCGCACCGGTGCCCTGCTGGTAGCCCATCGGATCGCGCTGCAGGGCCGCACGGAACATGTCGAGCACGGTGCGGGCGGTCTCGGGGCTCATCACGCGGACGGGCTCGGCGCCGGACGCGGGGTTGGCGGCGCCGTCGACCTCCTTGATGATGCGCGGGGGGATCCGGACCCCGTCGTTGGCGAGCGCCTGGTACATGCCGGCCATCTGCAGCACCGTCATCGACAGGCCCTGGCCGATCGGCAGGTTGGCGAAGGTGCCGCCGGACCACTGGTTGCGCGGGGGGACGTTGCCGCCGGACTCGCCCGGCAGGCCCACGGCGGTGGCCTTGCCGAGGCCGAAGCGGTCGACGTAATCGGCGAAGGCGTCCTCGCCGACGCGCTGCGCGAGCATCAGCGTGCCCACGTTGGAGGACTTACCGAAGACGCCGGTGGTGGTGTACGGCTCGGTGCCGTGCGCCCACGCGTCCTTGACGGTGACGCCGGACATGCGGATCTGGCCCGGGACCTGCAGCACCTCATCGGGCTTGGTCTTGCCCTCGTCGATCGCGGCCACGGCCGTGATGAGCTTGTTCACCGAGCCGGGCTCGAAGGGCGTGGTGACCGCGAGGTTGCCGGTGCGCGCAGAGTCCGGCTGGTTGTTCATGCCGAGCGACGGGTTGAAGGTGTTGTCGACGCCCATCGCCATCACCTGGCCGGTCTTCGCGTCGAGGACCACGGCCTGCACGCTCTTGGCGCCGGACTTGGCCTTCGCCTGCGCGACGGCCTGCTGGACGAAGAACTGCACGTCGTTGTCGAGAGTGAGCACCACCCGCGCGCCGTCGGCGGCGGGATGGATGTCGCGGGTGCTGCCGGGGATGATCGCACCGTCGGAGCCGCGGTCGTAGGTGCGCGAGCCGTCGCTACCGGCCAGGATCGAGTCGAGCGAGGACTCGAGTCCGATCAGGCCCTGCCCCTCGAATCCGGTGGTGCCCACGATGTTCGCGGCGAGCGATCCGCCGGGGTAGTTGCGGATCGACTGCCGCTCGGCGCCGACCTCGTCGTACTCGTCGGTGATCGCCGACGCCTTGGCCGGGTCGACGCCGCGGGCCAGGTAGACGAAGGTGTCGTTGCTGCGCATCTGCTCGAGCAGCTTGTCCTCGCTGACGGAGTCGCCGAGGACCGAGACGATCTTCTTGGCGATCTCCTGCAGCCGGTCGTCGACGCCGACGGGCTCGACTCCCTTCGCGGCGTCGCCGCCCTCCTTGACGAGTTCGACGTCCTTGTCGTACTTCTCCTGGATCTGCTTACGCACCGCGACGGGCTGCAGGGTCAGCGACTTGGCCTCCATCGTGAAGGCGATCGGCTGCCCGGCGCGGTCGGTGATCGAGCCGCGGACCGCCGGCAGTACTTCCTTGACCTGGCGCTGGCTCTCGGCCTTCGCGGAGAGGGAGGGCGCCTGCACGAACTGGACCACGCCGAGCCACACGGCGATGACGGCGAAGACCGCCACGATCACCCAGCCGCCGACGCGGGCACGACCGTTGAAGGCGGCGGACGCCTCGGGGGCGCGACCGCCCTTGACCCGGGCGCGCGCGGACTGGGGCCCGGGCTTGGGAGCGGGCGTGCGCGGTGCGCCGGAGCGGGCGGTGGGCCGGGTCTTCGTCGGCGGGCGCTGGGCGCGGGTCACCGGGGCGTCCCCTGGGCCGGCGTCTGGGGCGCCGGGCTCGGAGCGGGACTCTGCGCGGCCGGCGACGGTGCGGTCGTCGGCGCGTTCACGACGGTCGGGCTGCCGGGGTTCATGGTGACCAATTGTTCCCCGCCCGCAGGCGCGGGCCCGGAATTCCCGGCGACCGGCGTGCCGGATCCGTTGGAGGTGGCGCCGCTCGGATCGCCCGTGCGCGGCGCCGGCGGGTTCAGCGCGGGCTTGGCGGCCCCGGTCGCGGGCTCGGGCTTACCGACGACGACGACCTTGCCGCCCTCCTTGCCGACGAGGACCGGGACGGTGCCGGCGGGGATCATGCCGAGAGCGGTCGCCCGCTCGGCGAGGCCGGGGGCGCTCTCCCCCGACTTCACGTCGCGCTCGAGCGCCGCCTTCTTCTCCGCGAGCGCGGTGTTGGCGGCCTCGCGGCGGGTCAACTCGTAGGAGTTCTCGGCGCTGCCCGTCGACAACCACAGCGTCATGCCCAGCCCGGCGCACACCAGGGCGATCAGGGTCAGCACGAACGGGACCCGGCGCACCACGGCGCGCGGGCGCGGCAGCCGCGCCATGAGCCCGGCGGACTCGGCGCCGTCGCGGTGCCGGCGCAGGGCGCGCTCGGCCGGGGTCTCGCGCAGGGTGCCGCCGGAGGCGAGCACGGCCCGCTGCTGCTCGAGCCGCTTCTGGCGGCGGTCGAGGGCCCGCTGGGCGGAGCTCGACCGGGGCCGGGAGGTGTCGCGGTCGTCGCGGCGCGCGGGAGCCCGCCGGGTCCGGGTGTCCGGGTTCGACGGTGCCTGGGTCGCGTTCGGTGCGGTCATCGCGCGCTCCTCGTGCTGCGGGTCCGGTCGGTGGGGGTCTCGAGGCGGCGGGCCGCGCGCATCCGCACGGGCGCCGCACGCTGGTTCTCGGCGATCTCGTCGTCGGTGGCGCGCTCGGCGCCGCGGGTGAGCAGTTCGAAGGTCGCGCCGGTGCCGGGCAGGTCGACGGGGAGCCCGGCGGGGGTGCTCGAGCGCGTGCGCTCTGCGAGCGCGGCCTTGACGATCCGGTCCTCGAGCGATTGGTAGCTCAGGAAGACGATGCGTCCGTCCGGGGCGAGCGCGTCGAGGCCCTGCGGAACCGCGGCCTCCAGCGAGGCGAGCTCGGCGTTGACCTCGATGCGCAGGGCCTGGAAGGTCCTCTTGGCCGGATGCCCGCCGGTGCGGCGCGCGGGCGCGGGGATCGTGGCGTAGAGCAGCTCCACGAGGCGGCCGCTGGTGGTGAACGGCTCCTTCTCGCGCTCCTTGAGCACCGCGGAGGCGATCTTGCCCGCGAACCGCTCGTCGCCGTAGCGCTGCAGGATCCGCGCGAGCTCGCCGTGCGAGTAGGTGTTGAGCACGTCGGCCGCGGTGAGCGGGTCCTCCGCGTTCATGCGCATGTCGAGCGGGGCGTCGACGGAGTAGGCGAAGCCCCGTTCGGGGCGGTCGAGCTGCATCGACGACACCCCGAGGTCGAACAGGATCGCGTCCACGCCGGGTCCGCCGGAGGACAGCGAGAGCCCCAGATCGTCGAGGGCGTCGGCCATCCCGTCGTAGCGGGTGTGTACCGGGATGAAGCGATCGCCGAAGCGGGCCAGCCGCTCCCCCGCGATCGCATGGGCGTCGGTGTCGCGGTCGAGGCCGACGACGCGTGCCTGCGGGAAGGATTCGAGGATGAGCTCGGAGTGTCCGCCGGCGCCGAGCGTCGCGTCCACGTAGACGGCACCGTCGTGCTGCAGGGCCGGGGCGAGGAGCTCACGCACGCGGGTCGCGAGGACCGGCACGTGGCCGAAGAACTCGTCGGACATGACTCCTCCAGGGCACACGGTGACGTTGAAGATGGATTCGTGGCGGATGGAGCGGGGTCCCCGCCCGAGCCGTACCTGGCGTTGGGGAAGTACGTCAGGGCCGGTTCGGGCGCAGGCCTCGGTCCACCTCGACCGGGCCGCGCGCGAGCGCGGTTGTCAGAAGATCGCCTTGAGCGATTCGGACTGCGGCTGTGCGTAGTCGTCTTCGTGCTGTGCCTGGTAGTGCTCCCACGCCTCCGCGTCCCAGATCTCCAGGAACCTCCGCGATCCGACCACCACGCATTCCTTGGTCAGGCCTGCGTAGCGGCGGTGATCGGCCGAGAGCGAGATCCGACCCTGGGAGTCGGGACGCTGGTCGTCCGAGCTGGCGAAGAAGTTGCGGTAGAAGGCGCGCCCCGCCGGGTCGGTCCATTCAATGGCATCCGCCTTCTCGGCGATGCGCTCGAACTCCGCCTTCGGGTACACCGTGAGGCTTCGATCCTGTCCTTTCGTGATCGTCAGCCCTCCCGCCAGTTCCTCGCGGTACTTCGCGGGGAGGGTGAGCCGTCCCTTGTCATCGAGTTTCGGCGTGTAGGTACCCGTGAACATCACGGTCACCTCCCGCCTACCCCGAGGGGTTGTCACTGGATCGAGACTTCAGACTAGCGCGTCTTTCTCCAGTGCGCCCCACATTACCCCACCATTCACCACTTTCAACCACATCGTCGCGCGTTTCGCGGCGAATTCTCAGAGTCAAAGCAGGTCAGATGCGTGGCGTGAAGTGGGGGACGCGGCGCGCCCCGGCGTGGCGGACTTCGTCACACCTGCGCGATCACGCGGTACCGCCGCGACGCCTGAGATTTCTGAGACGTTCTGGACGCTGAGATGGCCGCCTGTGGGGAGAAGTGGGGAATCGCGGTGGGGCGATGTGGGGAACGGACAACGGGACGGTCCGGCACAGCCCGTTCCGGCGAATCCGCGACTCAGAAGCACAGGAGACCGAATCCGGCCCTCCGTCGAGCCGAGCCGTGCCTTCACAGCGGGGGCGTAGCGACGGGGTCGGCTGTGCAACTGGAGGTG
Proteins encoded in this window:
- the rsmH gene encoding 16S rRNA (cytosine(1402)-N(4))-methyltransferase RsmH → MSDEFFGHVPVLATRVRELLAPALQHDGAVYVDATLGAGGHSELILESFPQARVVGLDRDTDAHAIAGERLARFGDRFIPVHTRYDGMADALDDLGLSLSSGGPGVDAILFDLGVSSMQLDRPERGFAYSVDAPLDMRMNAEDPLTAADVLNTYSHGELARILQRYGDERFAGKIASAVLKEREKEPFTTSGRLVELLYATIPAPARRTGGHPAKRTFQALRIEVNAELASLEAAVPQGLDALAPDGRIVFLSYQSLEDRIVKAALAERTRSSTPAGLPVDLPGTGATFELLTRGAERATDDEIAENQRAAPVRMRAARRLETPTDRTRSTRSAR
- a CDS encoding peptidoglycan D,D-transpeptidase FtsI family protein, which translates into the protein MTRAQRPPTKTRPTARSGAPRTPAPKPGPQSARARVKGGRAPEASAAFNGRARVGGWVIVAVFAVIAVWLGVVQFVQAPSLSAKAESQRQVKEVLPAVRGSITDRAGQPIAFTMEAKSLTLQPVAVRKQIQEKYDKDVELVKEGGDAAKGVEPVGVDDRLQEIAKKIVSVLGDSVSEDKLLEQMRSNDTFVYLARGVDPAKASAITDEYDEVGAERQSIRNYPGGSLAANIVGTTGFEGQGLIGLESSLDSILAGSDGSRTYDRGSDGAIIPGSTRDIHPAADGARVVLTLDNDVQFFVQQAVAQAKAKSGAKSVQAVVLDAKTGQVMAMGVDNTFNPSLGMNNQPDSARTGNLAVTTPFEPGSVNKLITAVAAIDEGKTKPDEVLQVPGQIRMSGVTVKDAWAHGTEPYTTTGVFGKSSNVGTLMLAQRVGEDAFADYVDRFGLGKATAVGLPGESGGNVPPRNQWSGGTFANLPIGQGLSMTVLQMAGMYQALANDGVRIPPRIIKEVDGAANPASGAEPVRVMSPETARTVLDMFRAALQRDPMGYQQGTGAPGAVEGYQISGKTGTAQQVDPVTKAYSNSQYNITFAGVAPTNDPRFVIGLMMDAPTRSSDGTGGQSAAPLFHDIASFLLQKYGVPLSPPSRPLTLVAGK
- a CDS encoding UDP-N-acetylmuramoyl-L-alanyl-D-glutamate--2,6-diaminopimelate ligase codes for the protein MPESTLTRPAHPRGATPAEVVAQVAGVTLAGADAGELRLTGATVRAQEARAGDLFCAVPGTATHGARFAAGAIEAGAVAVLTDADGAALLAEDGLDVPVLLHGDPRSVLGPVAAVVYGAPSSRMTLVGITGTSGKTTTSYLVEAALAAGGNPTGLIGTVGTRIAGVDVPTTLTTPEGTALQGLFASMVERGVTAAVMEVSSHALDQNRTGGSRFAVGGFTNLSQDHLDYHPTMEDYFAAKSLLFIGPEACDRAVICVDDEWGQRMAELRRAAELPLVTVATAGPADWTAGEVAAHSDGTQRFTLSGPDGQTFSAVVGLPGAYNVANAALALVIAHEAGVPLADAARGIGAVAVPGRVQRIDRGQDFLAVVDYAHKPAALDAVIATLRGQTAGRIAVVVGAGGDRDRGKRPLMGEAAARAAELVIVTDDNPRTEDPAAIRAAVVAGARAVAGGGEIREVGDRRAAIAEAIDWARTGDVVLVAGKGHEAGQEIHGVKHPFDDRDEVAAALEARAAGEAGA
- the mraZ gene encoding division/cell wall cluster transcriptional repressor MraZ: MFTGTYTPKLDDKGRLTLPAKYREELAGGLTITKGQDRSLTVYPKAEFERIAEKADAIEWTDPAGRAFYRNFFASSDDQRPDSQGRISLSADHRRYAGLTKECVVVGSRRFLEIWDAEAWEHYQAQHEDDYAQPQSESLKAIF